In Nocardia yunnanensis, one DNA window encodes the following:
- a CDS encoding 3-methyladenine DNA glycosylase, with amino-acid sequence MMNAPTEPRAAAVERLSGPAWRDRAAAHRARVDALVGPYLARRAAGSKHPVIDFLFTYYGHKPAQLKRWHPGFGVVLEDAEEYTEFRGYQRISAEAGVAGWTADPAFLEKRRDTVAFVARLLSATMTRPTQLSCFGLHEWAMVYRTDDVRHQQVPLRLGASGTDAVVESMQLRCTHFDAFRFFTPAAVPLNIEPLTRESQVEREQPGCLHANMDIYKWGFKLTPLIGSDFLFDAFELACVARELDMKASPYDLRAFGYDPIRIETPAGRAEYVRAQADIAARAEPLRIRLLDACRSLLAVADR; translated from the coding sequence ATGATGAACGCGCCCACCGAACCTCGTGCTGCCGCGGTCGAGCGGTTGTCCGGTCCCGCATGGCGGGATCGGGCGGCCGCCCACCGCGCGCGGGTCGACGCGCTGGTCGGCCCGTATCTGGCACGGCGTGCGGCAGGTTCGAAGCATCCGGTGATCGATTTCCTGTTCACGTATTACGGTCACAAGCCGGCGCAGCTCAAACGCTGGCATCCCGGGTTCGGGGTGGTCCTCGAGGATGCCGAGGAGTACACGGAATTCCGTGGCTACCAGCGTATTTCGGCCGAGGCCGGGGTCGCGGGGTGGACGGCCGATCCGGCCTTCCTCGAGAAGCGGCGCGACACGGTCGCATTCGTGGCCCGTCTGCTCTCGGCCACCATGACCCGGCCCACCCAGTTGTCCTGTTTCGGGCTGCACGAATGGGCGATGGTCTACCGCACCGACGACGTCCGCCACCAGCAGGTTCCGCTGCGCTTGGGCGCGAGTGGCACCGACGCCGTGGTCGAGTCGATGCAGTTGCGCTGCACTCACTTCGACGCCTTTCGCTTCTTCACCCCCGCCGCGGTGCCCCTCAATATCGAGCCCCTCACCCGCGAGTCCCAGGTGGAGCGGGAGCAGCCCGGCTGCCTGCACGCCAATATGGACATCTACAAGTGGGGCTTCAAACTCACCCCCTTGATCGGCTCCGATTTCCTGTTCGACGCCTTCGAATTGGCCTGCGTCGCTCGCGAACTCGACATGAAGGCCAGCCCCTACGATCTGCGCGCGTTCGGCTACGACCCCATCCGTATCGAAACCCCCGCCGGCCGAGCCGAATACGTCCGGGCCCAGGCTGACATCGCCGCGCGCGCCGAACCCTTGCGCATCCGCCTGCTCGACGCGTGCCGCTCCTTGCTGGCTGTCGCCGACCGGTAG
- a CDS encoding hemolysin family protein, whose protein sequence is MGDLYAVALALALLLGNAFFVGAEFALISARRDRLEALAAQGKRSANTVIAAGQNLSMMLAAAQLGITICSILLGRVGEPAVAHLLERPYDLLGVPDSLLHPIAFALALAIVVILHILLGEMIPKNIALAGPERSALLLVPLHLMWLRLAKPLIALYNFAANITLRALRIEPKDELDSTVSSVELAEMFGESRSEGLLDEEEHRRLTQALGSSDRIVADVMVPLAKARSVPLRGDGTTLGDIESAVGETGFSRYPVQAGDGSLVGYLHVKDVLDLTADDDAGPGTPIPRTDIRPLPTLSMGTTLYEALARLRRTNSHLGRVVDSRGNTVGIVALEDLVEEFVGTVRDATHRLAE, encoded by the coding sequence ATGGGTGACCTGTACGCCGTCGCCTTGGCGTTGGCATTGCTGCTGGGCAACGCGTTCTTCGTGGGCGCGGAGTTCGCGCTCATCTCCGCGCGCCGCGACCGGCTGGAAGCGCTTGCCGCACAAGGCAAGCGCAGCGCCAACACCGTCATCGCGGCGGGCCAGAACCTGTCGATGATGCTGGCGGCCGCGCAGCTGGGCATCACCATCTGCTCGATTCTGCTGGGCCGGGTGGGTGAGCCGGCGGTGGCGCATCTGCTCGAGCGGCCCTACGACCTGCTGGGCGTGCCGGATTCGCTGCTGCATCCGATCGCGTTCGCGCTGGCGCTGGCGATCGTGGTGATCCTGCACATCCTGCTGGGCGAGATGATCCCGAAGAACATCGCGCTGGCCGGGCCGGAACGCTCCGCGCTGCTGCTGGTGCCGTTGCATCTGATGTGGCTGCGGCTGGCCAAGCCGTTGATCGCGCTCTACAACTTCGCGGCCAATATCACCTTGCGCGCCTTGCGGATCGAGCCGAAGGACGAACTGGATTCCACCGTGTCGTCGGTGGAGCTGGCGGAGATGTTCGGCGAATCCCGGTCGGAGGGACTGCTGGACGAGGAGGAGCATCGCCGCCTCACCCAGGCGCTGGGCTCGAGCGACCGCATCGTCGCCGATGTGATGGTGCCGCTGGCCAAGGCGCGGTCGGTGCCGTTGCGCGGGGACGGAACGACGCTGGGCGATATCGAATCCGCGGTCGGCGAAACGGGTTTCTCGCGGTATCCGGTGCAGGCGGGCGACGGGTCGCTGGTCGGCTATCTGCACGTCAAGGACGTGCTGGATCTGACCGCCGACGACGACGCGGGGCCGGGCACCCCGATTCCGCGCACCGATATCCGGCCGCTGCCGACCCTGAGCATGGGCACCACCCTGTACGAGGCGCTGGCTCGCCTGCGCCGCACCAATTCCCATTTGGGGCGCGTGGTCGACAGCCGCGGCAATACGGTCGGCATCGTGGCCCTGGAAGATCTGGTGGAGGAGTTCGTGGGCACCGTCCGCGACGCCACCCACCGCCTCGCCGAATGA
- a CDS encoding hemolysin family protein → MSALLTVLSLLGFIALTAGTALFVAAEFSLTALERSTVEAHARGGDRRARQVRSAHRTLSFQLSGAQLGITITTLITGYIAEPVLARLLEPMFNAFGVSAGTSHGISLALALIIATSLSMIYGELVPKNIAIASPLTVARFTAAPMIAFSTVFKWMINFLNGAANWAVRRLGIEPAEELRSARSPQELGSLVRTSALHGALDQRTAQVVDRSLEFGERTAEELMTPRVTIDALDQDCTLADLIDAARETGYSRFPVIKGDLDNTLGFVHVKQVFLYPARDRRSIKLASIAKPVPVVPASLDGDEVLDRVRRDGMQVALVVDEYGGTAGIVTMEDLIEEILGDVRDEHDEGELDVRRTPAGWNCAGLLRIDEVSRATGYDAPEGEYETIGGLVLTRLGRIPVVGDEVALPQPANVMDPHTDGGWLATVERMDGRRIDRVLIRPVDAAALAEWEQAHG, encoded by the coding sequence GTGTCGGCCCTGCTCACCGTTCTCAGTCTGCTCGGATTCATCGCTTTGACCGCCGGCACGGCACTGTTCGTCGCCGCCGAGTTCTCGCTCACCGCCCTGGAACGCTCCACCGTCGAGGCTCATGCCCGCGGGGGCGACCGCCGGGCGCGCCAGGTGCGCAGCGCGCATCGCACCCTCTCCTTCCAGCTGTCGGGCGCGCAGCTGGGCATCACCATCACCACGCTGATCACCGGCTATATCGCCGAGCCCGTGCTGGCCCGGCTGCTGGAGCCGATGTTCAACGCCTTCGGCGTGAGTGCCGGTACCTCCCATGGCATTTCGCTGGCGCTGGCGCTGATCATCGCGACCTCGCTGTCGATGATCTACGGCGAACTGGTGCCCAAGAACATCGCCATCGCCTCGCCGCTGACGGTGGCGCGGTTCACGGCCGCGCCGATGATCGCCTTCTCGACGGTGTTCAAGTGGATGATCAACTTCCTCAACGGGGCCGCCAACTGGGCGGTGCGCCGGCTGGGCATCGAACCGGCCGAGGAGTTGCGCTCGGCGCGCTCACCGCAGGAATTGGGTTCGCTGGTGCGGACTTCCGCGTTGCACGGGGCGCTGGATCAGCGCACCGCGCAGGTGGTGGACCGCTCGCTGGAGTTCGGTGAGCGCACCGCGGAGGAGCTGATGACCCCGCGCGTCACCATCGACGCCCTCGATCAGGACTGCACGCTCGCCGATCTCATCGACGCGGCCCGCGAGACCGGGTACTCCCGTTTCCCGGTCATAAAGGGCGATCTGGACAACACGCTCGGGTTCGTGCACGTCAAGCAGGTGTTCCTGTATCCGGCGCGGGATCGCCGCAGTATCAAGCTGGCCAGCATCGCCAAGCCGGTGCCGGTGGTCCCGGCCAGCCTCGACGGCGACGAGGTGCTGGATCGGGTGCGCCGCGACGGCATGCAGGTGGCGCTGGTGGTCGACGAGTACGGCGGCACCGCGGGCATCGTCACCATGGAGGATCTGATCGAGGAGATCCTCGGGGACGTGCGCGACGAGCACGACGAGGGCGAACTCGACGTGCGCCGCACCCCCGCCGGCTGGAACTGCGCGGGCCTGCTGCGCATCGACGAGGTCTCCCGCGCGACCGGATACGACGCGCCCGAGGGCGAATACGAGACCATCGGCGGTCTCGTGCTGACGCGCCTGGGCCGGATCCCGGTGGTGGGCGACGAGGTCGCGCTGCCGCAACCGGCCAATGTGATGGATCCGCACACCGACGGCGGCTGGCTGGCCACCGTGGAGCGCATGGACGGCCGCCGCATCGACCGGGTGCTCATCCGCCCGGTCGACGCCGCGGCCCTCGCGGAGTGGGAGCAGGCCCATGGGTGA
- a CDS encoding GuaB1 family IMP dehydrogenase-related protein: MQFLPGQTPPYDLTYDDVFLVPRRTDVASRFDVDLSSTDGTGTTIPLVVANMTAVAGRRMAETVARRGGIVVLPQDLPIPAAADTIAFVKSRSLTADTPVVLDPEQSVSDALALIHKRAHGAVIVVENGKPVGVVTESSCADVDRFARLSTVADTNFVSAPADTEPREIFALLEAKHTNIAVLVNSDGTLAGVMTRTGSIRTGIYTPATDANGQLRIAAAVGINGDVPAKAKALVDAGADVLVMDTAHGHQEKMIEALRTVAALDLGVPLVAGNVVAAEGVRDLIEAGADIIKVGVGPGAMCTTRMMTGVGRPQFSAVAECAAAAKEFGKHVWADGGVRHPRDVALALAAGASNVMIGSWFAGTYESPGDLRTDRDGNRYKESFGMASKRAVAARTATDSAFDRARKALFEEGISSSRMRLDPERPGVEDLIDHITSGVRSSCTYAGARTLAEFHERATLGVQSAAGFAEGRPLPSGW; the protein is encoded by the coding sequence GTGCAGTTTCTTCCCGGGCAGACTCCGCCCTACGACCTGACCTACGACGACGTCTTCCTCGTCCCCCGCCGGACGGATGTGGCGTCCCGGTTCGATGTCGATCTCTCCTCCACCGATGGGACCGGCACGACCATTCCGCTCGTGGTCGCCAATATGACCGCCGTCGCCGGCCGCCGCATGGCCGAGACCGTCGCCCGCCGCGGCGGCATCGTGGTGCTGCCGCAGGATCTTCCGATTCCCGCGGCCGCCGACACCATCGCCTTCGTCAAGAGCCGCTCGCTCACGGCCGACACCCCCGTGGTGCTCGATCCCGAGCAGTCGGTCTCCGACGCGCTGGCCCTCATCCACAAGCGCGCCCACGGCGCGGTCATCGTGGTCGAGAACGGCAAGCCGGTCGGCGTGGTCACCGAGTCCTCCTGCGCGGACGTGGACCGCTTCGCCCGCTTGAGCACGGTCGCCGACACCAACTTCGTGTCCGCTCCGGCCGACACCGAGCCCCGCGAGATCTTCGCGCTGCTCGAGGCCAAGCACACCAACATCGCGGTGCTCGTCAACTCGGACGGCACCCTCGCGGGCGTGATGACCCGCACCGGTTCCATCCGCACCGGCATCTACACCCCGGCCACCGACGCCAACGGCCAGCTGCGCATCGCCGCGGCCGTCGGCATCAACGGCGACGTCCCGGCCAAGGCCAAGGCCCTGGTCGACGCGGGCGCCGACGTGCTGGTGATGGACACCGCGCACGGGCATCAGGAGAAGATGATCGAAGCGCTGCGCACCGTGGCCGCCCTGGATCTGGGTGTGCCGCTGGTCGCGGGCAACGTCGTCGCCGCCGAGGGCGTGCGCGATCTGATCGAGGCCGGCGCGGACATCATCAAGGTCGGTGTGGGTCCCGGCGCCATGTGCACCACCCGCATGATGACCGGCGTGGGCCGCCCGCAGTTCTCGGCGGTGGCCGAATGTGCCGCGGCCGCCAAGGAATTCGGCAAGCACGTGTGGGCCGACGGCGGTGTCCGCCACCCGCGCGACGTGGCCTTGGCGCTGGCCGCCGGCGCCTCGAACGTGATGATCGGTTCCTGGTTCGCCGGCACCTACGAGTCGCCCGGCGATCTGCGCACCGACCGCGACGGCAACCGCTACAAGGAGTCCTTCGGCATGGCCTCCAAGCGTGCCGTGGCCGCCCGCACCGCCACCGATTCCGCGTTCGACCGGGCCCGCAAGGCGCTGTTCGAGGAGGGCATCTCCTCCTCGCGCATGCGCCTGGACCCCGAGCGCCCGGGCGTCGAGGACCTGATCGACCACATCACCTCCGGCGTCCGCAGCTCCTGCACCTACGCCGGCGCGCGCACGCTCGCGGAATTCCACGAGCGCGCCACCCTGGGCGTCCAGTCGGCCGCCGGTTTCGCCGAGGGCCGTCCCCTGCCGTCGGGCTGGTGA
- a CDS encoding DEAD/DEAH box helicase, with translation MHTQPETSPAAAPPVGANAATFADLGLPVVLVQALRRSGIDRPFPIQQAVIPDILAGRDVLGRAATGSGKTLAFGLPLLTRLFGAPSQPRRPRGLILAPTRELAMQIESALDEPALALGLRLTSAVGGLPIKKQEERLARGVDVVIATPGRLTDLLGRKAVALTDIRVVTVDEADHMAELGFLPQLTALLNKVPADAQQLLFSATLDSAIDELAQRYLRDPAWHAVGAADSGATPDTDRTGAASSSAPQDADPDRPAENSGAPADRGATGRTSAVPDIAHYALQVRRTDKRLVVTEIAARAGRTLLFVKTQYGADKLARKLREEGVGAVALHGGKVQNQRTRTLAAFADGTAPVLVATDVAARGLHIDDVSLVVHVDLPADPKDYLHRTGRTARAGASGTVVTIVTPDNREEADRLARLAGVTLVEVEVRPGDRRLAEITGARRPTGRPVLDPSTPAAAQPDSREQPRTWQRPKGESRPHNKKRKPGTRRTTR, from the coding sequence ATCCACACCCAGCCCGAGACCTCGCCCGCCGCCGCGCCGCCCGTCGGGGCGAACGCGGCGACCTTCGCCGATCTCGGACTTCCGGTGGTGCTGGTGCAGGCATTGCGCCGCAGCGGAATCGACAGGCCGTTCCCGATCCAGCAGGCGGTCATTCCCGACATCCTGGCCGGGCGTGACGTGCTGGGCCGGGCGGCAACGGGTTCCGGCAAGACCCTGGCGTTCGGTCTGCCGCTGCTGACGCGGCTGTTCGGCGCGCCGAGCCAGCCCCGGCGACCGCGCGGCCTGATCCTGGCCCCGACCCGGGAGCTGGCCATGCAGATCGAATCGGCGCTGGACGAGCCCGCGCTGGCGCTCGGCCTGCGCCTGACCTCCGCGGTCGGCGGGTTGCCGATCAAGAAGCAGGAGGAGCGGCTGGCGCGCGGGGTGGACGTGGTCATCGCGACGCCGGGACGATTGACCGATCTGCTCGGGCGGAAGGCCGTGGCGCTGACCGACATTCGCGTGGTCACCGTGGACGAGGCCGACCACATGGCCGAACTCGGCTTCCTGCCGCAGCTCACGGCCCTGCTCAACAAGGTGCCCGCCGACGCGCAGCAACTACTGTTCTCCGCCACCCTCGACAGCGCGATCGACGAACTGGCGCAACGGTATCTGCGCGATCCGGCCTGGCATGCGGTCGGGGCGGCGGATTCCGGCGCCACGCCGGACACGGATCGTACCGGCGCCGCGAGCTCCTCGGCTCCGCAAGACGCCGATCCTGATCGCCCAGCCGAGAATTCGGGCGCACCCGCGGACCGCGGTGCGACCGGGCGCACGTCCGCGGTCCCGGATATCGCCCACTACGCATTGCAGGTCCGGCGCACCGACAAGCGCCTGGTCGTCACCGAGATCGCCGCGCGCGCCGGGCGCACCCTGCTGTTCGTGAAAACCCAGTACGGCGCGGACAAACTGGCGCGCAAACTGCGGGAGGAGGGCGTCGGCGCGGTCGCGCTGCACGGCGGCAAGGTGCAGAACCAGCGCACCCGGACCCTGGCCGCGTTCGCCGACGGCACCGCGCCGGTGCTGGTCGCCACCGATGTCGCCGCCCGCGGACTGCACATCGACGACGTCTCCCTGGTCGTGCACGTCGATCTGCCCGCCGATCCGAAGGACTACCTGCACCGGACCGGCCGCACCGCCCGCGCGGGCGCGTCGGGCACGGTGGTCACCATCGTCACCCCCGACAACCGCGAGGAGGCCGACCGGCTGGCCCGCCTGGCCGGTGTCACGCTCGTCGAGGTCGAGGTCCGGCCGGGCGATCGGCGGCTCGCGGAGATCACCGGGGCGCGCCGCCCCACCGGTCGTCCCGTCCTCGATCCGTCGACTCCCGCTGCCGCCCAACCCGATTCGCGCGAACAACCCCGCACCTGGCAGCGCCCCAAGGGTGAGAGCCGCCCGCACAACAAGAAACGCAAGCCGGGAACCCGCCGCACGACGCGCTGA
- a CDS encoding M56 family metallopeptidase, with translation MDWTAPVFAGLALLLAGPVPALLSRATWPYRSPRAALVLWQAIALAAVLSAFGSGLAIASRLLVPGADGRPTTTPSKEIDALGLPLWLALVLVFALTLLVGARLIWSVIRVGIHTRRRRARHRMLVDLLDQSSVQRQAADIRVLAATEPIAYCLPGIRQRVVLSQGTVTNLSDRELTAIVSHERSHLRARHDLVLEAFTAAHEAFPRVVRSKSALDSVKLLIELLADDSAVKVTGPTPLARALVACSNSPAPQGAMAVGGPTTLIRIQRLAGPIGDVRIAVAAYLAALAILVVPTLAVAIPWLVELSRLVSRA, from the coding sequence ATGGACTGGACAGCGCCGGTATTCGCCGGTCTCGCCTTGTTGTTGGCGGGACCGGTACCAGCGCTGCTCAGCCGCGCCACCTGGCCCTATCGCAGTCCCCGTGCGGCACTGGTGCTTTGGCAGGCGATCGCGCTGGCCGCGGTGCTGTCGGCCTTCGGGTCCGGCCTGGCCATCGCCTCGCGGCTGCTGGTCCCCGGCGCGGACGGCCGCCCGACCACCACGCCCAGCAAGGAGATCGACGCGCTCGGGTTGCCGCTGTGGCTGGCGCTGGTGCTGGTGTTCGCGCTCACCCTGCTGGTCGGGGCGCGGCTGATCTGGTCGGTGATCCGGGTCGGCATCCACACTCGCCGCCGGCGCGCCCGCCATCGCATGCTGGTCGACCTGCTCGATCAGTCCAGCGTGCAACGGCAGGCGGCCGATATCCGGGTGCTGGCGGCCACCGAACCGATCGCCTACTGCCTGCCCGGTATCCGCCAGCGCGTGGTGCTGAGCCAGGGCACCGTCACCAACCTGTCCGATCGGGAGCTGACCGCCATCGTCAGCCATGAGCGCTCGCACCTGCGCGCCCGCCACGATCTGGTGCTCGAGGCGTTCACCGCCGCGCACGAGGCGTTTCCGCGGGTGGTGCGCTCGAAGTCCGCGCTGGACTCGGTGAAGCTGCTCATCGAACTGCTCGCCGACGATTCCGCGGTCAAGGTCACCGGCCCCACTCCCCTGGCGCGCGCGCTGGTGGCCTGCTCGAATTCGCCTGCCCCGCAGGGTGCGATGGCCGTCGGCGGCCCCACCACCCTGATCCGCATCCAGCGTCTCGCCGGTCCCATCGGCGATGTGCGCATCGCGGTCGCGGCCTACCTGGCGGCGCTGGCCATTCTCGTGGTCCCGACCCTCGCGGTGGCCATCCCCTGGCTGGTGGAACTCAGCCGCCTGGTCAGCCGTGCCTGA
- a CDS encoding BlaI/MecI/CopY family transcriptional regulator: MAGLGELEKAVMDQLWSADEPQTVRQVHEALAARRELAYTTVMTVLQRLAKKNLVVQQRDDRAHRYAPVHTRDELVASLMVDALQQADEVGSRRAALVHFVEQVGADEAAALRDALAKLEATEAAREDTPESE; this comes from the coding sequence ATGGCAGGTCTTGGTGAACTCGAGAAAGCGGTCATGGACCAGTTGTGGTCGGCCGACGAACCGCAAACGGTCCGGCAGGTCCATGAAGCACTCGCTGCGCGTCGCGAACTCGCGTACACCACGGTGATGACCGTTCTGCAGCGCTTGGCGAAGAAGAATCTGGTGGTCCAGCAGCGTGACGACCGCGCACACCGCTACGCCCCCGTGCACACCCGCGACGAACTCGTCGCCAGTCTCATGGTGGACGCACTGCAGCAGGCCGACGAGGTCGGCAGCCGGCGAGCGGCCCTGGTGCACTTCGTCGAACAGGTCGGCGCCGACGAGGCTGCCGCGTTGCGCGACGCACTCGCTAAGCTCGAAGCCACCGAGGCCGCGCGCGAGGACACACCCGAGTCCGAGTAG
- a CDS encoding ABC transporter ATP-binding protein encodes MTFADDTVTVPAEQRLSTGPRLGAQDVTLGYGDRVIVDGLTVDIEPGLITTVIGPNGCGKSTLLRSLGRLLRPRAGRVLLDGKAISTMKTKDIARVVGMLPQTPVAPEGLTVADLVARGRHPHQSWLRQWSADDETEVATALHRTGIAELAGRTLDELSGGQRQRAWISMALAQGTDILLLDEPTTYLDLAHSLEVLDLVDRLHDDFGRTVVMVLHDLNLAIRYSDRLIVMHAGRIVAQGLPGEIVTAELLHEVFGLRAEVLDDPVSGRPMIVPIGARHVLPAAAADMPVTPGV; translated from the coding sequence GTGACTTTCGCTGACGACACCGTGACTGTGCCCGCGGAGCAACGCCTCTCGACCGGGCCCCGGCTCGGCGCGCAGGACGTCACGCTCGGCTACGGCGACCGCGTCATCGTGGACGGGTTGACCGTCGACATCGAACCGGGCCTGATCACCACCGTCATCGGCCCCAACGGCTGCGGGAAGTCGACACTGCTGCGCTCGCTGGGCCGGCTGCTGCGCCCGCGGGCGGGACGAGTCCTGTTGGACGGCAAGGCCATCTCCACCATGAAGACCAAGGACATCGCCCGCGTCGTCGGCATGCTGCCGCAGACCCCGGTCGCGCCGGAGGGCCTGACCGTCGCGGATCTGGTGGCGCGCGGCCGGCATCCGCATCAATCCTGGCTGCGGCAGTGGTCGGCCGACGACGAGACCGAAGTGGCCACGGCCCTGCACCGGACCGGCATCGCCGAGCTGGCCGGACGCACCCTCGACGAACTCTCCGGCGGCCAGCGCCAACGCGCCTGGATCTCCATGGCCCTGGCCCAGGGCACCGACATCCTGCTGCTCGACGAGCCGACCACCTATCTGGATCTCGCTCACTCCCTCGAGGTCCTCGACCTGGTCGACCGCCTGCACGACGATTTCGGGCGCACGGTGGTCATGGTGCTGCACGACCTCAATCTGGCCATCCGCTACAGCGATCGCCTCATCGTCATGCACGCCGGGCGCATCGTCGCCCAGGGCCTGCCCGGCGAGATCGTCACCGCCGAACTGCTGCACGAGGTTTTCGGGCTGCGCGCCGAGGTGCTCGACGATCCGGTGTCGGGCCGTCCGATGATCGTCCCGATCGGCGCCCGCCACGTGTTACCCGCCGCGGCGGCAGATATGCCGGTCACGCCCGGGGTATGA
- a CDS encoding FecCD family ABC transporter permease — MRAVRPPLRAGRFSAVLRIRPLLIVIGLAAVLFGLFALDIAVGEVRIPLGRVLDVLGGGGTRAQRFVIMDSRLPRALTAVVVGAALGLAGAVTQSILHNPLASPDLLGVTTGASVGAVAVMVGTGGVATGAAALGVSAAALAGGLLTAVLIYLLAWGRTATGDTGVMGFRLVLIGIGVNAALLSVVSWQLSRATLTDAAHAQQWLTGSLNAADRSTLIPAAAGLGVALLVTAGSARTLAALRFGADTTRVLGVRIQTQQAILLAAAVGCAALATAAVGPLSFVGLAAPQIARRLLRTPGEPVVASALIGAIAVVGADLLARTVFPVALPVGVVTAAVGGPFLLYLLVRANRKATL; from the coding sequence TTGCGAGCAGTACGACCGCCGCTGCGGGCAGGCCGTTTCTCGGCGGTGTTGCGAATCCGGCCGCTGCTCATCGTGATCGGGCTCGCGGCCGTGCTGTTCGGTTTGTTCGCACTCGATATCGCGGTCGGGGAGGTCCGGATTCCGCTCGGGCGGGTGCTGGACGTGCTCGGCGGCGGCGGCACGCGCGCACAGCGATTCGTCATCATGGATTCGCGGCTGCCGCGCGCGCTGACCGCGGTGGTGGTCGGGGCGGCGCTGGGATTGGCGGGCGCGGTGACGCAGTCGATTCTGCACAATCCGCTGGCCAGCCCGGATCTGCTCGGCGTCACCACGGGCGCGAGCGTGGGCGCGGTCGCGGTCATGGTCGGGACGGGCGGGGTCGCCACCGGCGCGGCGGCGCTGGGTGTTTCGGCCGCCGCCTTGGCGGGCGGGCTGCTGACCGCCGTGCTCATCTACCTGCTGGCCTGGGGTCGCACGGCGACCGGCGACACCGGGGTGATGGGATTCCGCCTGGTGCTCATTGGAATCGGCGTCAACGCGGCGCTGCTGTCGGTGGTGAGCTGGCAGCTCAGCCGCGCCACCCTCACCGACGCCGCGCACGCGCAGCAGTGGCTGACCGGCTCCCTGAACGCGGCCGACCGCTCGACGCTGATTCCCGCCGCGGCCGGGCTGGGGGTGGCCCTGCTGGTGACGGCGGGCTCCGCACGCACCCTGGCCGCCTTGCGTTTCGGCGCCGACACCACCCGCGTGCTGGGCGTGCGCATCCAGACCCAGCAGGCGATTCTGCTGGCCGCCGCGGTCGGCTGCGCGGCGCTGGCGACCGCCGCGGTGGGCCCGCTCAGCTTCGTCGGTCTCGCCGCACCCCAGATCGCGCGGCGGCTGCTGCGCACCCCCGGTGAGCCGGTCGTCGCCTCGGCGCTGATCGGGGCCATCGCCGTGGTGGGCGCGGATCTGCTGGCGCGCACCGTGTTTCCCGTCGCACTGCCGGTCGGTGTGGTCACCGCCGCGGTGGGCGGGCCGTTCCTGCTGTATCTGCTCGTTCGCGCCAACCGGAAGGCGACACTGTGA
- a CDS encoding FecCD family ABC transporter permease, translating to MPAVVTTRRRRLSGLLVLAVLLLCAVAASIALGSRALSLATVYDALVCPGGLPLSCPATDTAGQIVRELRLPRTGLALLTGLALGMAGALIQGYTRNPLADAGLLGINAGAAFLATLSISLFAFTAPTQYIWFAFAGALLAGLIVFGVSALGGGKASPLSLVLAGAALTAFLQAMTNIVVLQDNTALDAYRFWVVGDVAGHDSSTLGQILPFLLAGAVLALIAAPGLNLLSLGDDVAQGLGVNLTRSRLIGLAAVVLLAGAATAAVGPIAFLGLIVPHLARALTGPDYRWLLPYSGLLGAIVLLVADTAGRLIARPGELQAGFTLAALGAPFFILLVRRRKLVTL from the coding sequence GTGCCCGCCGTAGTCACCACCAGACGGCGACGTCTGTCCGGACTTCTCGTTCTCGCCGTCCTGCTGCTGTGCGCGGTGGCCGCGAGCATCGCCCTCGGGTCGCGTGCGCTGAGCCTCGCCACCGTGTACGACGCCCTGGTCTGCCCTGGTGGACTGCCGCTTTCGTGCCCGGCCACCGACACCGCCGGCCAGATCGTGCGCGAATTGCGGCTCCCGCGAACCGGACTCGCCCTGCTGACCGGTCTCGCCCTCGGCATGGCGGGCGCGCTGATCCAGGGCTACACCCGAAACCCGCTGGCCGACGCGGGATTACTCGGGATCAACGCGGGCGCGGCCTTTCTCGCGACGCTGAGCATCTCCCTGTTCGCGTTCACCGCACCGACCCAATACATCTGGTTCGCCTTCGCGGGCGCCCTGCTGGCGGGCCTGATCGTCTTCGGCGTCTCGGCGCTCGGCGGCGGCAAGGCCAGTCCGCTGAGCCTGGTGCTGGCGGGTGCGGCGCTGACCGCGTTCTTGCAGGCCATGACCAATATCGTGGTGCTGCAGGACAACACGGCCCTGGACGCCTACCGCTTCTGGGTGGTCGGCGACGTGGCCGGGCACGACAGCTCGACCCTCGGCCAGATCCTGCCGTTCCTGCTCGCGGGCGCGGTGCTCGCGCTGATCGCCGCGCCCGGCCTCAACCTGCTGAGCCTCGGCGACGACGTGGCACAGGGCCTGGGCGTGAACCTCACCCGCAGCCGCCTGATCGGACTGGCCGCGGTGGTGCTGCTGGCGGGCGCGGCCACCGCCGCCGTCGGCCCGATCGCCTTCCTCGGCCTGATCGTCCCGCACCTGGCCCGCGCCCTGACCGGTCCCGATTACCGCTGGCTGCTGCCGTATTCGGGACTGCTGGGCGCGATCGTGCTGCTCGTCGCCGACACCGCGGGCCGCCTCATCGCCCGCCCCGGCGAACTCCAGGCGGGCTTCACCCTCGCCGCCCTCGGCGCACCGTTCTTCATCCTGCTGGTCCGCCGCCGAAAGCTGGTGACCCTGTGA